Proteins encoded together in one Nitrospirota bacterium window:
- a CDS encoding prepilin-type N-terminal cleavage/methylation domain-containing protein, whose translation MIVQNKHGITLVELMVVVAIIAILAMLAIPEFLSLMSSETKVKAAAKQLMDDLKLAQNEAAAQGAGSIVNGVLRRRKVFVVFNTATNAYQIFRYEDTDGNNVRIAAEATNPAGWAAAKILPNRVTFSRTYQDNNRNTATVNKGACGNGVVPAGFVDLGNQTPPNTPPCNNMPCLALNSMGFPIDGTAGGGSFYLSNGKDAFAVAINSAGLIRMCQWDKGATQWVDSH comes from the coding sequence GTGATAGTTCAGAACAAGCACGGAATCACGTTGGTAGAACTGATGGTAGTAGTAGCTATCATTGCGATTCTTGCTATGCTTGCTATTCCTGAGTTTTTATCACTGATGAGTTCAGAGACCAAGGTGAAGGCTGCGGCGAAGCAGCTTATGGATGATCTCAAGTTGGCCCAGAACGAAGCAGCAGCCCAGGGCGCTGGTAGTATCGTCAATGGAGTTCTGCGTCGCCGGAAGGTCTTTGTGGTGTTTAACACTGCGACTAACGCATATCAGATATTCCGGTACGAAGATACGGACGGCAATAACGTGCGTATAGCTGCTGAGGCGACGAATCCGGCCGGCTGGGCTGCAGCCAAGATACTGCCGAATAGAGTTACCTTCAGCCGGACCTATCAGGATAATAATCGGAATACTGCAACGGTGAATAAGGGCGCGTGCGGTAACGGCGTGGTACCAGCCGGATTCGTAGATCTTGGCAATCAAACACCTCCTAACACTCCGCCTTGCAATAACATGCCATGTCTCGCTCTAAACTCAATGGGGTTCCCGATCGATGGCACCGCAGGCGGAGGGTCATTTTACCTCAGTAATGGCAAGGATGCCTTTGCTGTAGCTATTAATTCGGCCGGATTAATCAGGATGTGCCAATGGGATAAGGGCGCCACGCAATGGGTCGACTCGCACTAA
- a CDS encoding glutamyl-tRNA reductase has translation MNIAVVGLNHKTADVELREKLAFNGPKLEEGLLSIKAIPGIKEAAILSTCNRVEIYLNVADLQQAFASLKDFLVQFFDLKRDSLDTALYLHEDMMAVKHIFRVASSLDSMVLGEPQILGQLKDAFDFALEKKATGALLNRLLKKSISVAKRVRTETRIASSAVSISFAAVELAKKIFTDLSGKSFMLLGAGEMAELAAKHMMNNGVREIAVANRTFERGCELAHEFNGKAIKFEEFPDKLVDTDILICSTGAPAYVLLKEHMQKAMKARKQKPVFLIDISVPRNIDPAINDMDNVYLYNVDDLNDVVDTNKQERQKEAEKAEAIVEEEIETFKKWLSTLDSVPAVVALREKAEAIRKEELERFLNRFPGLGEKERKAIEGLSSAIMNKLIHGPTIALKDDGEDKDIMIAVIKRLYGLNGEDDEKK, from the coding sequence ATGAATATTGCAGTTGTTGGACTGAACCATAAGACAGCGGATGTCGAGCTCAGGGAAAAACTCGCCTTTAACGGCCCAAAGCTTGAAGAAGGACTGCTCAGCATAAAAGCCATCCCCGGCATAAAAGAGGCTGCGATACTTTCGACCTGCAACAGGGTGGAAATTTATCTGAACGTTGCAGACCTGCAGCAGGCCTTTGCCTCGCTCAAGGATTTCCTTGTGCAGTTCTTTGATCTCAAACGCGATTCCCTGGATACAGCCCTGTACCTGCATGAAGATATGATGGCAGTGAAGCATATCTTCAGGGTTGCTTCGAGTCTCGATTCCATGGTGCTGGGCGAGCCCCAAATCCTCGGGCAGCTGAAAGATGCCTTTGATTTTGCGCTTGAGAAGAAGGCAACGGGCGCGCTCCTTAACCGGCTTCTGAAAAAATCGATATCCGTTGCAAAACGGGTAAGGACCGAGACAAGGATCGCATCAAGCGCGGTTTCGATCAGCTTTGCCGCAGTTGAGCTTGCAAAGAAGATATTCACCGATCTTTCCGGCAAGTCGTTCATGCTCCTTGGCGCAGGAGAGATGGCTGAACTGGCTGCCAAGCATATGATGAACAACGGTGTCCGGGAGATCGCTGTTGCCAACAGGACCTTTGAACGCGGCTGCGAGCTTGCGCATGAATTCAACGGCAAGGCGATAAAGTTCGAGGAATTCCCTGATAAACTGGTCGATACGGATATCCTGATATGCTCCACCGGAGCGCCTGCATATGTCCTTCTAAAGGAGCATATGCAGAAGGCCATGAAGGCCAGAAAACAGAAGCCTGTTTTTCTTATCGACATATCCGTGCCGAGAAATATCGACCCTGCGATCAATGATATGGACAATGTGTACCTGTATAATGTCGACGATCTCAATGATGTCGTGGATACAAACAAGCAGGAGCGCCAGAAAGAGGCGGAGAAGGCAGAGGCGATAGTCGAGGAAGAGATCGAGACCTTCAAAAAATGGCTGTCAACGCTCGATTCAGTCCCGGCGGTTGTTGCTCTTCGTGAAAAGGCAGAGGCGATCAGGAAGGAAGAGCTCGAGCGGTTCCTGAACAGGTTCCCCGGACTGGGCGAAAAGGAGCGGAAGGCAATAGAGGGACTGTCGAGCGCCATCATGAACAAACTTATCCATGGGCCCACCATAGCCCTGAAGGATGATGGCGAAGACAAAGACATAATGATAGCAGTGATCAAGAGACTCTATGGGTTAAACGGAGAAGATGATGAAAAAAAATAA
- a CDS encoding GspH/FimT family protein yields the protein MNNRRGVTLVELLIIITIIGILSSSLAYAYSGWMGRYKVEKQTKDIYADLMLARTMAMTRNRVYFADFTAATTYRIVEDTNDNSAINVGAGDTVLPAFPKTVEHENIANGYGIPVTFKFSRRGTISPLRTIRIAHTTDPDYDCITISSTRINMGQMSGDSCVQK from the coding sequence ATGAACAACCGCCGGGGCGTAACATTGGTCGAGCTTCTGATCATAATCACGATCATAGGTATCCTTAGCAGTTCGCTTGCGTATGCCTATTCAGGATGGATGGGCAGATATAAAGTCGAGAAACAGACAAAAGATATCTATGCCGATTTGATGTTGGCGCGAACCATGGCAATGACCAGAAATCGGGTATACTTCGCTGATTTCACGGCTGCAACAACATACAGGATTGTTGAAGATACGAATGACAATAGTGCCATAAATGTGGGCGCCGGAGATACTGTTCTTCCGGCATTTCCCAAGACGGTTGAGCATGAAAACATTGCCAATGGTTATGGCATTCCGGTCACGTTCAAGTTTAGCCGCAGGGGAACTATATCGCCGCTCAGGACAATACGGATTGCTCATACCACAGACCCTGATTATGACTGTATCACTATTTCATCCACACGGATCAACATGGGGCAGATGTCGGGAGATTCCTGCGTTCAAAAATAG
- a CDS encoding type II toxin-antitoxin system VapC family toxin — MKKILIDTNAYAAFKKNEAHAVTTLTLVEYIGFNIIVLGELFSGFKGGTKEAKNKAELEQFLDSPRVNVIQIDEETAEFYARIYWDLKRKGKPVPTNDLWVAASAMRHGLALFTYDEHFDNIDGLILHNGNL; from the coding sequence ATGAAAAAAATTCTTATTGATACAAATGCGTATGCCGCATTCAAGAAAAATGAAGCTCACGCTGTTACAACACTTACACTAGTAGAATATATAGGCTTTAATATCATCGTGTTAGGCGAATTATTCAGCGGCTTTAAGGGCGGAACCAAAGAGGCAAAAAATAAGGCAGAACTTGAACAATTCCTTGATTCCCCCCGAGTCAACGTCATTCAAATAGATGAAGAAACCGCAGAGTTTTATGCAAGGATTTACTGGGATCTTAAGCGAAAAGGCAAACCTGTGCCGACTAACGATCTGTGGGTGGCCGCTTCCGCCATGCGGCATGGCCTGGCTCTCTTTACTTATGATGAGCATTTCGACAACATTGATGGGCTTATTTTACATAACGGAAATTTGTAA
- the hemC gene encoding hydroxymethylbilane synthase, with translation MKKNKVVIGTRGSKLALWQAEWVKAELQHRNPGLEIELNKIKTTGDKILDVPLAKVGGKGLFVKEIEEALLRGEADLAVHSMKDVPTEFPEGLYLAAICEREDPRDAFIAQSKQQAAKSLKDLPQGATIGTSSLRRSCQLLSKRPDLKIAQLRGNLETRFRKLDEGQFDAMILATAGVKRLGWQQRISEVIEPEISLPAIGQGAVGIECRTNDEFINKLIAPLNHKETSICVRAERALLKRLQGGCQVPIAAYATIRDNRLVMDGLVGSVTGDQIIKEHLEGRIEDAETIGITLGEKLLSKGADKILAEVYGREINPIDAP, from the coding sequence ATGAAAAAAAATAAAGTGGTGATCGGCACGCGCGGCTCAAAGCTTGCGCTCTGGCAGGCAGAATGGGTGAAGGCAGAGCTGCAGCATAGAAACCCCGGTCTTGAGATCGAACTGAACAAGATCAAGACGACCGGCGACAAGATCCTTGATGTGCCGCTTGCAAAGGTCGGCGGAAAGGGTCTTTTCGTTAAGGAGATCGAGGAGGCTCTGCTCAGGGGAGAAGCTGATCTGGCCGTGCATAGCATGAAGGACGTGCCTACCGAATTTCCCGAAGGACTCTACCTTGCAGCGATCTGCGAGAGGGAAGACCCGAGGGATGCGTTTATCGCTCAGAGCAAGCAGCAGGCGGCAAAGAGCCTTAAGGACCTTCCTCAGGGAGCGACCATCGGTACAAGCAGCCTGAGACGGTCATGCCAGCTTCTGAGCAAAAGGCCTGACCTGAAGATCGCCCAGCTCAGGGGGAATCTTGAAACGCGATTCAGAAAGCTCGATGAAGGTCAGTTCGATGCCATGATCCTTGCAACTGCAGGAGTGAAAAGGCTCGGCTGGCAGCAGAGGATAAGCGAGGTGATTGAGCCTGAGATAAGTCTTCCGGCGATCGGTCAGGGTGCTGTCGGGATCGAATGCAGGACCAACGACGAGTTCATCAATAAGCTTATTGCACCTCTTAACCACAAAGAGACCTCGATCTGTGTCAGGGCTGAACGGGCACTCCTGAAAAGGCTTCAGGGTGGCTGTCAGGTGCCGATCGCTGCGTACGCCACGATCAGGGACAACAGGCTGGTCATGGACGGGCTAGTCGGCAGCGTCACAGGGGATCAGATCATCAAGGAACACCTTGAGGGCAGGATCGAAGATGCCGAGACGATCGGCATAACCCTGGGCGAGAAGCTGCTCTCAAAAGGTGCGGACAAGATACTCGCCGAGGTTTACGGCAGAGAGATCAACCCGATCGACGCACCGTAA